ACAAGATTTAATACCATGGGAAAACGCGTCCCGGACTGCACTGGCATCTGTTCTAACATATACATGTAACCATTAGCACTTGTTGCATTAAACACACGTCCACCAGCTGTAGAGGCACCATAACAAATGCCTGCCGAGCTATGCTCTCCATCTGAGGGGATCAGCTTAATGTCATGCTCACCGTTAGCCTTCATCAAATCCAGATATTGCGCTACCTCTGTTGATGGGGAGATTGGGAAATACCCCATCACATGATAATTAATCTGATGAGCTGCATAAGCGGCCATTTCGTTACCAGATTCATACACTACCAATTGCTCCACCTTCGAGCTCTCTATTTCTTTATCATAATTTATAGCCATCAAAATGTTCCTCCCTTCAATATTACTCTGTTACTAAGTCGAAATGATGCTTTACCCCTTGCTCATCAGCAGCGCCATCCACTTCAATAATGCCTGAAAGGGCAGTGGTTGGGCAAGCTTCTATACATTTCAAGCAACCTTTACAATACTGAAAATCAATACCTTGTAGAAACATTTGTGGCCGTCCCTTCTTATCCGGCTTCTCTTCCCACACAAAGCAAAAATCAGGACAAACCGTGTCACACTGAGCGCAGTGAATACATTCATCCACAGCAAAAGAAGGCATCATTCCTGAACGTGAAATACTCAGGTTCTTCAAGAAGCTGTTCCCGGGATTGGTAATCACTCCCCCTATAGGCTGGGTCCCGTAACCTAATACGGGTAAGTCAGAACGTACGAACTCAGGCATAGACTGTCCCTCTTGTAATGCAAATTGTTGAATAACGACTTCTTGATAACCACGTTCAAATGTATTTAGAGCCGAAGCCACACTTTGTGGATATTTCTTCTCAAGCGATTTGCGAATGACTTCTTTCATCGTCTCAGGATCTAAGAAAGGACAAAACCGAAACATCGCACCAAGCATCGCCATGTTAACTCGATTCTTCTCGGTTAAAGCAATCCCTGTGGCATCAATTACAGCAACTGTACCACCTAGCATCTTCATATCATTTTTTAATTGTTCGGGTGACTTTTGTGAGTTAATTAGAACGATGCTATCTTCATATATTCCGCTAGTTACATTGACGGTCTTAGCCAATGCCTCATGAAAGATACTTACGACATGGGGCCGTTCAACAGGAGAAGTATCCCGAATAGACGTAGTCAAGTCGCAAAAACGAATATGCGCCTTTACCGGAGAACCCTTTTTCTCTGATCCATAAGATGAGAAACTAACCCCATTCAACCCTGCTCCCTCAACACCAGCTTCAGCTAGCATTTTGCCAGCAAGGTTTGCTCCTAGACCTCCAATTGACTCCAACCGGATTTCAAAGAAACCTAGCTCATTTTTTTTGGGTAAATGTACCACCGACACGACCCCTTTCAACATAATTTCTACAATCTTTATTCTTACATTTAACGCAATATCTCAAATTTTAGATATGAAAAATATCATACTCAAACAAACACAATAACTTATATCACCTTCATGTTCTTATCCCTATATAACTTGGCATAGCATGACAAGCTATTGTCGAATGCCGGCACCTCCTGCGCTTTCCCGAGAAATAATTTCATCATAGGAAATGACCCTCGCTAATGTTATGCCAAAGAACAAGGGCTGTCCTAAAAATAGTTCATTCTTCTGTGGAGACACTCTACCGCCATCGTAATGCACCTGTGAAAAAAGGGCCAACCAGAAGTTCTGGTTGACCTTATAATACGAATTACTCATCCTACTTACGGGATTCATAAGGTGCATCCCAATCTACATTTATGTAATATTCTTATGTGGCTCTTGCATACCATTATTATTCAACCTGAGCTTTTTTATTAGCAATCGCAACCTTAATCTGCTCGAATAACTCTTCTTGTGTCATCCCCGTAATCTTGTCCATTGCTGGGATATTGAATTCTCCTACACTAAATATGGCCTTGTCTCCCTTAGTATTTACATCTTCTCCAGTGGTGATTTGATTGTAATTTAATGTGGCTGTGCCGCTATCATCTAACTCAATATGATTGGGAAGGACTGCTGAACCATACATGTCTATGTCTTCCACAAACCTAAGGAATAAAACATATTTTTTATTAAAGTCAGGCTTCACGTGATTGGGCAGTCCTACCTTGGCCTCATAATCATAACCTTCAATAGTCTGTTTCATAATCTGGTAATTAGCAATAGAGACCCGTATACTTCCTTCAACATCTCCTAATAGCGAATCTTCTACTTTGAACGAATAAACCTCACCCATATGTTGGCTACCCAAATCCATATCTTTAATAAACTTCTCGTAATGTCCAGTTACAATATAGTCTGCTCGTTCAACTGAACCTTTCACATTACCGCTCGTTGCATAATCTGAATATGAATTAACATTGTAGGTTTTCGGCTCATATTTATTGTTGTTCAATAAAAACACCCCAGCAAAAATGATTCCAATGAACAGAATTGTGATAGAAACAAATGTAGTCTTTCTTTTATTAATTACGTTCAAACACAATCACCTCTTAACCATTATTTATTAATACGGATAACGAGCGTTTACTCCCATTAATATCGTCCTGTTTAGGAGAAAAAATAGAAAGCTTCGTAAAAGAAATTTATTGTTTGTGATCCGTCCCGAAAAAGTATACTGAAATTTACACTTTTATACAAAAAAGCATGTTACTCGCCCTAAAGGTAAGTAACACGCTTCTCATATCTCTTAAATTTCTTCTTCTTGCATATATTGTGCCATCATATTCTTCTTGAGATCCCAGGCCTCTTGGCTAATGTTGACTCGATATATTTCCGGGTTCAACTTACGTAAATATTCAGGCCAGAACATATTCATTTGCTCTACATGATAGCTACGTATATCTTCAAGTGTAGGTAATGTATACACCTGAAGTCCGTCAACAAAGATCGGTTCTAACATGGGAATAGCCTCATAGTTGCGAATGCTCTTTTGTACATAAGGATGTTGCGGATTAAATAATTTAATCTTTCTTCCATCGCTAGGCTGTTCCTCACTTGGGAAACAAATATAATCAGCCATTGCTTTGTTATTGACCTTATCTATAATCCGATATACTTCCTTCTTACCTGGTGTGGATACCTTCTCTGGATTAGCAGAAATTTTGAGCGTTGGTATCATTTCGCCATCAATCTCCCGCTCCACAAGCTTATATACTCCGCCTAAAGAAGGTTGATCTGAAGCGGTAATAAGCTGTGTTCCAACCCCCCAGATATCAATCCTTGCTCCCTGAGCCTTCAAATTTAGAATTGTATTCTCATCTAAATCATTAGAAGCCACGATCTTGACATCTGGGAATCCAGCTTCGTCTAACATTTTACGGGCCTTAATGGAGAGATAAGCCAAATCCCCACTATCCAAACGAATAGCGCTCATTTTTTTACCCATAGACTCCAGCATTTTAGCTGTGTGGATCGCATTTGGAACACCGCTCTTCAGCGTATCAAATGTATCTACGAGCAAAGTAACTTGATCGGGAAGCACTTTAGCATAAGCATCAAAAGCTTCCTGCTCCGTTTTGAAACTCTGCACCCATGAATGAGCATGTGTACCTTTGGTCGGGATACCGAACTTCTGTCCCGCTAACATATTTGATGTAGCATCGAAACCAGCAATGTAGGCAGCACGAGCTCCCCATACGGCAGCATCTGCCTCTTGAGCTCGTCTTGTCCCGAATTCTAATAACGTGTCTTGGCCTGCAACTTGTTTGATTCTTGAAGCCTTCGTCGCAATTAAAGTCTGGAAATTCATGAAGTTCAGAAGAGCCGTCTCAACTAATTGGGTCTCCATCATGGTACCTTCTACACGAATAAGTGGCTCACTAGGGAACACTAGCGCCCCTTCCTTCATCGAGTGAATCGTTCCACGGAAATGGAACTGTCTCAATTCTTCAAGGAATGTGGAATCATAATTCTCTTCCTGTTCAGATAAATATCTGATATCCTCCTCTGAGAATCTAAGGTTCGCAATGTAGTGAACAATTCGTTCAAGACCCGCAAATACTGCATACCCATTACCGAATGGTAACTTACGAAAATAAGCCTCGAATACAGCTTTGCGTTGGTGTGTTCCTCCGTACCAATGTGCATACATCATATTAATTTGGTATTTATCGGTGTGTAATGCCAGACCCATTGTTTGCATGACTGATTTCTCCCCTTGTCTTTGAGCCAAGGCAGCGTTGTTTAGAAGATGAACCGAAGAACATCAACTTTTACTATTTATGATATGTGCTCCAAGACTACCTTTGAAATGCTGTAATGCCCATTCATGTCCATTCTGATTGAAACTAGCTACAGCGTCCTCATACACCGTCACATGATACCCCTTGTTATAAGCATCCACTGCGGTATGCAAGATGCAAATATCTGTACACACACCCATCAAATGAACATCCTTAATCCCTCGTTCTTGAAGCTTTATATCAAGATCTGTTCCACAGAAAGCACTATACCTCGTCTTATCCATCCAATAAATTCGATCTTGGTGACGCTTGTATACATTCTCTAACTCTCCATAAAGCTCTCTTCCCCGTGTTCCTCTGATGTTGTGGGGCGGGAAAAGAACCGTCTCCGGATGATAAGGATCATTCTCCTCATGTAAGTCAACAGCCATCACCACGAAATCCCCTTGATCTACATAATTCTGAGTTATGGATGCTATTGTATGCTGAATAGCTATACCAGGCTCTCCTACGGGAAGATTACCCTCTACGAAATCATAGGTATAATCAATTACGATCAGTGCATTCATTATGCTCACTCCTCACAATATAGATCGACGACGGGTTGTAATTTACGTATAGATTGATAATAATGGCACATTATCAGTAAACGTATACAGCTGTGCAGAACGCTGTGAATATTGATTCGAGCTGAGCTTCTTGCCAGACTCATCTTTCACTTCTTGCAGAATGCCCTCCCGGCTACGGGTTGAAGTTATTTTCCTAATAAAGTTAGGCTCCTTAAATTCAGGGACCACAGTCTGAATGACCTGATATAACTCACTTAGTGTGAAATGTGCAGGCAAAAATTGCTTAGCAATAGTAGTCTGTAACATCTTCTGCTGGATTTTAACATATGCATCACGAATAATTTCACGATGATCAAACGCCAGTTCCAATTGCTCAAGCGCTTCTTCAATACCAAACAATCCTACTTCATTAGCATCATCTGCCGCTTGTCTGTGTTCAAGCATCCACTCTTCCACAAGAGCAAAGAAAGCGTTGCTGATAATCCAACCTCGTGGATCTCTACCAGGTTGACTATACACACCTAAATATTCTAGATGTCCACCATCCACCCCAGTCTCCTCTTTAAGCTCACGCTTTGCTGCATCATATATGGATTCGCTTTCCTTACAAAAACCTCCAGGAAGTGCCCACATGCCTGCGCATGGCCAAGCTTTGCGCCGAATTAACATTACTTTCAGTTCACGAATAGGTAGTGTCTTTGTAACCGTCTTGCGTTCTCGCTTCGTCAGTGTGAACATCACGATATCCGCAGGCACTCCGTCTGGAGTTCGATAATTTTTAGCACTATACTTTTCCTGTTGGGCTTCTTTATTATCCATTCTCATCACCACATAATATTCTATTTGATATTATCATTATGATATATTAATGAAATTTGTCAAGTGATATGCTTAATTATTTCTCAATGACTAAGACTATCAACGACTGACGACTCGAAAGGTTCCAGTCGATATACAACCTAATATACCCTCACTATCGTGAATACGAGCTTCAAGCGTTAAACTACGACCCGCTTCATGAAGGACAATTGCTGTAACGATTAACCGTCCCTCTTTCATCGGAGCTAAGAAATGAACATTAAGATTCGTTGTTACAACATTATCTATATTCTTAGCAGCTGTTGCGACCATTCCCATAGTCTGATCCATTAATGAAGTTAATACTCCACCATGAACAATACCCATAGAGTTCAGATGATGTTCCTTGGCATCTAATGCAATCTTAACTTCCGTACCATCACCAGAAATAAATTCACATCCGAGAAATCCCCAGAATGTATCTTTCCCTTTTGCAAGCATGCTTTCTAGTCCATCCATGATGTTAACCTCCGTAATTATCTGTATAAGTTGCTTCTGATCATGATTTACAACATCTCTAATTGAACAAAAAGGCGCGGATATAGTATCCGCAACCTAGTTTGTCTATTATCCGCAATGGGTTGGAGGTGAGTCTGTACCCACTTCCACATTTACTTTCTCAGACACCGTATCTCGAATGACAGAAATGACTAATTGAAGTAAGTAGTTAATATCCGTCTGAGACTGTTGAAATTCCACTACAATTGGAATACCGTCAATTTCATCCTGATATTCGGCAATTTCTCCTTCAATCTTGGCCACCATTTCTTTATTTTCAAAAGATTCAAAAGCAACAATTTCCTTTTGCTTCTTCTTCATTACTACGATCAAGTCTTGAACACGTTGATGGTTGCGAATTTTTTCCTCAGCTTGTTGGAACTGCCTAACTTCCTCACTTCCAGATATAAGATCAGCTAATTCTTTGGCTTTAGCCATAATATCTTCTTGAATGACCAAATCCCGTGAATCATATGACATCATGCCATATTTATTTATATGACCTTGTTCTTGTGACAAAATTATCACTCCCATTCATCAATTGACTGTTACGGATTCCATAATTTCACCTTTAATGTACCATGTCATCGCATCACTTATTTTCACATGGACGATAGAGCCAACTAGATCACTGCTTCCTTCAAAATGAACCAGCTTGTTGCTACGCGTTCTTCCTGCTAGGACAGAATCATTATTCTTACTCTCTCCTTCTACAAGAACCTCTACCACTTGTCCACACATTTTCTCATTGTTCATACGACTATTGTCTTTGATCGCTTGGTTTAGACGCTGCAGACGTTCCTTCTTCACTTCCATCGGCACATTATCTTCCATAATAGCAGCTGGCGTACCTTCCCGTGGGGAATAAATGAAGGTAAAGGCAGAATCATAACCAACTTCGTGAACTAACGTCATTGTATCTTCAAACTGTTCGTCACTTTCACCAGGAAAACCTACGATAATATCAGTTGTCAATCCGACATTAGGAATGGCTTCTTTTATTTTGCCAACAAGCTCTAAATAGCTCGCACGCGTATATTTACGACTCATTTTCTTCAATATTTCTGTACTTCCTGATTGCACGGGTAAGTGAATATGTTCAACTAAATTGCCACCTTTGGCAAGTACTTGGACTAGTTGATCATCAAAATCCCTCGGATGTGAAGTCGTAAAGCGAACTCTAGGGATATCAATCCCTCGAATATCATCCATCAGATCCCCAAAACTATAAGTAATATCACTGAAGTCCTTACCATACGCATTTACATTTTGCCCCAGCAGTGTCACTTCTTTAAATCCTTGGCGAGCCAAGTCTCTTACTTCAGCAATGACATCTTCCGGGCGGCGACTGCGTTCTTTACCACGCGTGAATGGAACGATACAGTAGGTGCAGAATTTATCGCATCCGTACATAATGTTCACCCAAGCTCGCATGCCCTCACGTTTTTTCGGTAAATTCTCAATAATGTCCCCTTCTTTGGACCACACATCAACCACTAATTCCTTACTAAACATCGCCTCTTTAATAAGATGTGGTAATCTATGAATATTGTGAGTACCAAAAATCATATCGACAAAGCCGTGTTTTTGTAAAATACGATTAACTACATTTTCCTCTTGCGCCATACATCCACATACACCGAGTAACAAGCTTGGCTTCTCTGTCTTAAGGTGCATCATATGACCGAGTTCACCAAATACTTTATCCTCAGCATTCTCACGAATTGCACAAGTGTTCATCAGAATGATATCAGCAACTTTACGATCTTCCGTGCTGCGATACCCCATCTCCTCTAACAAGCCCTTCATGGTCTCTGTATCGTGTTCATTCATTTGGCAACCAAAGGTATAGATTATATAATGCTTGCCCTCTCCAAGCCCTCTCAGCTCATCTGGGACGGCATTGCCATATATCACTTGCACATTTTCTTTACCACGTTGCTTTTCTTGTCTATGGTTAGGCTCCGATATAATGTTGATTTCCCGGCCTTTAATTCGAATTTTCTTACCAAACTCATCCTCAGATAACACTTTAGCATCTGAGAAATCAAAATATTTAGAGTAATCCTTACTTTGTTTCGTCATACTGTTAGTCACTCCTTCAATTCCGTAGAGGAAATTCAACTCCCCTTTAAAAGGCATTACGATAAATTATACCATGAACTGGACGGCATTTCTAGCGTATCTCTTTCCTTATGTAACATCAAAAAAAGCAGGAGAATGATTTCCCCCGCTTTCAATAAACGACTATATTCAACAGATCAAACCTATTTATTCAACAATTTCTGCTGTATCCCCGTTCTTGGCACCAGAAGCGTTCGCTTCATCCGTATCAATGTGCATATCCAGTGCAAACGAATCGGATACACGTGCTACGACATTCTCTAACACGAGTCCACGACTTCCGCCCAGGCGAACTTTCAATAATTGCTTATCTTTGATACCCCACGCATCTGCGTCTGAAGTATGGAAATGAATATGGCGAGCTGCTACAATTACACCCTGGTCAAGTGTTACTTCACCAGCTGGTCCTTTAATTGTAACTCCTGGAGTTCCTTCAATATTTCCAGATTCCCGAACAGGAGCCTTCACTCCAATTGCGAAAGAATCAGTACTAGAAATTTCTAATTGAGATGCTGGACGCGCCGGTCCCAATATTCTAACCTTATCAAATTGACCCTTAGTTCCAATAACAGCTACAGTTTCATTCGCTGCAAATTGCCCTGGTTGGGATAATGGCTTGAACTCTGTTAATTGGTAGCCTTGTCCAAACAAAGCCTCTACGTGCTCTTGTGTAAGGTGTATATGTCTAGCAGACACACCTACAGGTACTGTTTTACTCATCGTAATACACTCCTTATTTTCTCTGTAATTAATATTATGCCGACATCAATATCCATTATACATCCTTTTATCTCAAAATAAAAAGGCGCTCCCTCACTAGAGAGCCCCCCATTTTCATATAATTTGCGTTCTGTTACAGGATTGTCAAATATATAGATTGAACTAAAGTTTTTGCCTTCAAGTTCTATAGATTCTAAGGAATATCAGGAATAGTATTCCTATTTTAGTTGATTCTATAAAGTCTATCGAAGATCAGGATTTCTTGATCCTATCAGTCTATTCGGTAAATGATGCTCTAAAAAAGTTAAAGCGTTCCCCGATAACCAACCTGTAACCTGCGCCTCACTATAGTGTTTTAGCAACAGTTCAACAAAATCAGGATATTGACCCGGATGTTCAAGCCCACTAATCCAAGTCTCAATTCCATCAAAATCAGAACCGAACATGAGATGTTTCTCTGCACCAAGGCCACACATATGCTCAATATGATAAAGAAGATCCTCAGATGTAACCAAGTCATCCGTAGTTTTAACAAACCAAGGAACAAACGTCAATCCGATCCGACCATCCAGTGCAACGATGGCTTTAATCTGTTCGTCTCTTAAATTACGGGGATGTTCACATATAGCATGAGCATTGGAATGAGATGCAATAAAGGGTCTCCGTGTTAAATCCACCAGTTCCCAGAATCCAGCCGTCGATAAGTGGGATACATCAAGCAACATCCCAATCTCATGACATAATTCTACTAACTGTCTCCCTTTTGCAGTAAAGCCCCCGTTTCTTTGTTCTAGTATTCCATCTGCGGCCCAGTTCGCATAATTCCAAGTCACCCCTAGAAAGCGTACGCCTAATTCAAAAGCAGTCTTTACATAAAATAAGTTACCTTCTAGTCCATCTGCTCCTTCAATCGAGAGCATCCCCCACTTACTTTTGGAGTCTCGAACCCGTTCTACTTCATCTTTCCATTTGAGCCACTGCAGACCCTCTCCCGTGGGTAACACACGGTTACGAAAAACATCAATACTATTTAGTATATATTCAAATCGCGCCTGTCCCCAGTGCTGAGACAAATAGATAGCAAAACATTGTAGACCAATACCACCCTGCTGCATCCGTTCGTAAGTGATGTCTAACCTAGCATCATCCAAAAAGGATATCTTAACATTCTCAGTCATTTTATTCAGAACATCACAATGTAAATCAACCCAGCGTGGTGGCATACCCTCGCTCCCTTCTGGCCAATCCTGTAGGCTTCACACAAAAAAACCTGTCTACTTCTAAATGAAAGAATGAATTCAACCTTAGAGGCGAATCCTTCCTTCAATTCAAGTAAACAGGTCTAACTCCCCCATTTCATCTGGGTTCAACGATTAATTTAATCGCAGTGCGGTCTTCCCCATCAATCACAATATCCGTAAAAGCTGGAATGCAAATCAAGTCGACTCCACTAGGTGCTACGAATCCCCGGGCAATAGCTACTGCTTTTACTGCTTGATTCAGTGCACCTGCTCCAATCGCTTGCAATTCAGCACCACCTCGTTCACGGAGAACTCCAGCAAGTGCGCCCGCAACCGAGTTGGGATTAGATTTAGCTGAAACTTTTAATACATCCATAGTAAGATCCTCCCCTGGGAATGATGATGGCTCGCTTCCACATACTTAGATGTTATTCAGGAGAGGGGAAAAAATGCCTTCTTTTTTGTAATCCTATTCCATAATCCATTCATCTTCGCGCAAACGGATCTTCTCTATTTTCGTAGCCTTGCCTGTTGACTCGTCAATTTGCACGAATACTCCATGGAAATGCCATTTCCCTGTATCTACAACAAAGCGCACAGGGAGTTGTGTTTCAAATTTGCGTAGGACAGCTTCACGTTCCATACCCAGTATTCCTTCTTTAGGTCCTACCATGCCTGCATCAGTTAAATATGCGGTACCTTGTGGCAGAATCGTATCATCATTACTTTGTACGTGAGTGTGGGTACCTACTACTAGGGATACTCGTCCGTCTAAATGCCAGCCCATAGCAATTTTCTCTGATGTAGCTTCTGCATGGAAATCAACTAAGATACATTTATGATTTCTCCGCAGTTCTTCGACAATTTCATCACTTTTACGAAATGGACAATCAATAGCTGGTAAAAAGGTACGACCTTGCAGATTAACGATCGCCAGTTCTTTGCCGTTTGCTTTAATGACAGTATGTCCAAGCCCAGGCGTGCCCGGAGGGAAATTTGCAGGACGAATTAATCTCGGCTCATCATCAATAAACTCGAATATATCTTTATTATCCCACGTATGATTCCCCATAGTGATCCCGTGAACTCCCCAGTTATAAAAATCATTGGCGATCGATTCTGTTATCCCTCTACCCGCAGCAGAGTTCTCACCATTAGCTATAATAATATGTGGGTTATACTTAGATTTTAATACAGGCAGTAAAGATTTGAGCGCCTTTCTGCCTACCTCACCTACAATGTCACCAATAAATAAAACGTTGATAGCAAATCTCCTCCTTGTTCGTCTAAACAATATGAAAAGTGGCCCCAATGTGGCCACTTTTCATATTTACCATTATTTCGCGTATTCAACCGCGCGTGTTTCCCGAATGACTGTAACTTTAATGTGTCCCGGATAATCAAGTTCATTCTCGATCATCTTCGTGATGTCACGTGCCAAGCGGAAGGATTCAGCATCATCAATTTTCTCAGGGTGTACCATTACGCGGACTTCGCGTCCAGCTTGAATGGCGAAGGATTTCTCTACACCTTCGAATGATTCAGCGATTTCTTCCAGCTTCTCTAGACGTTTGATATACGTCTCAAGCGTTTCTCTACGTGCTCCCGGTCTTGCTGCTGATAATGCATCTGCTGCACCAACAAGCATAGCAATGACAGAAGTAGCTTCAACGTCTCCATGATGGGAGGCGATACTATTAAGGACTACTGGATGCTCTTTGTACTTCTTCGCCAGTTCCACGCCAATTTCAACGTGTGACCCTTCCACTTCGTGATCTAGCGCTTTCCCGATATCATGCAATAATCCGGCACGTTTCGCCAACACGATATCTTGTCCGAGTTCCCCAGCCATCAATCCTGCTAAGTATGCAACTTCCATTGAATGCTTCAGAACGTTCTGGCCATAGCTTGTGCGGAATTTCAATCGTCCCATAATTTTGATCAAATCAGGATGCAGACCATGAACACCTACCTCAAAAGTAGCTTGCTCACCATACTCACGAATCCGTTCATCGACTTCCTTACGAGATTTCTCCACCATTTCTTCAATACGTGCAGGGTGAATCCGTCCATCTGCTACTAGTTTCTCTAGAGCAGTACGAGCAATTTCACGACGAATTGGGTCAAATCCTGACAAAATTACAGCTTCCGGCGTATCATCGATTATAAGGTCAATTCCGGTAAGGGTCTCAAGCGCACGGATATTACGGCCTTCGCGTCCAATAATCCGTCCCTTCATTTCCTCATTCGGAAGCGTTACGACAGAAACAGTTGTTTCTGCGACATGATCGGCGGCACAACGCTGAATTGCAAGCGTAATAATTTCACGTGATTTCTTATCCGCTTCTTCTTTCGCTTGTTGCTCAATGTCTTTAATCATTTGTGCTGTCTCATGGCGAACTTCTTGTTCCACATTGCTCAAAATAATGCTTTTTGCATCTTCCGTCGTCAAGTTGGATATTCTTTCTAGTTCAGTCACTTGAGTTTTGTAAATTGTATCGATT
The nucleotide sequence above comes from Paenibacillus sp. IHBB 10380. Encoded proteins:
- the pduL gene encoding phosphate propanoyltransferase, which encodes MSKTVPVGVSARHIHLTQEHVEALFGQGYQLTEFKPLSQPGQFAANETVAVIGTKGQFDKVRILGPARPASQLEISSTDSFAIGVKAPVRESGNIEGTPGVTIKGPAGEVTLDQGVIVAARHIHFHTSDADAWGIKDKQLLKVRLGGSRGLVLENVVARVSDSFALDMHIDTDEANASGAKNGDTAEIVE
- a CDS encoding RicAFT regulatory complex protein RicA family protein, with the protein product MMSYDSRDLVIQEDIMAKAKELADLISGSEEVRQFQQAEEKIRNHQRVQDLIVVMKKKQKEIVAFESFENKEMVAKIEGEIAEYQDEIDGIPIVVEFQQSQTDINYLLQLVISVIRDTVSEKVNVEVGTDSPPTHCG
- a CDS encoding cysteine hydrolase family protein, producing the protein MNALIVIDYTYDFVEGNLPVGEPGIAIQHTIASITQNYVDQGDFVVMAVDLHEENDPYHPETVLFPPHNIRGTRGRELYGELENVYKRHQDRIYWMDKTRYSAFCGTDLDIKLQERGIKDVHLMGVCTDICILHTAVDAYNKGYHVTVYEDAVASFNQNGHEWALQHFKGSLGAHIINSKS
- a CDS encoding dipeptidase encodes the protein MPPRWVDLHCDVLNKMTENVKISFLDDARLDITYERMQQGGIGLQCFAIYLSQHWGQARFEYILNSIDVFRNRVLPTGEGLQWLKWKDEVERVRDSKSKWGMLSIEGADGLEGNLFYVKTAFELGVRFLGVTWNYANWAADGILEQRNGGFTAKGRQLVELCHEIGMLLDVSHLSTAGFWELVDLTRRPFIASHSNAHAICEHPRNLRDEQIKAIVALDGRIGLTFVPWFVKTTDDLVTSEDLLYHIEHMCGLGAEKHLMFGSDFDGIETWISGLEHPGQYPDFVELLLKHYSEAQVTGWLSGNALTFLEHHLPNRLIGSRNPDLR
- a CDS encoding 2-oxoacid:acceptor oxidoreductase family protein, whose amino-acid sequence is MVHLPKKNELGFFEIRLESIGGLGANLAGKMLAEAGVEGAGLNGVSFSSYGSEKKGSPVKAHIRFCDLTTSIRDTSPVERPHVVSIFHEALAKTVNVTSGIYEDSIVLINSQKSPEQLKNDMKMLGGTVAVIDATGIALTEKNRVNMAMLGAMFRFCPFLDPETMKEVIRKSLEKKYPQSVASALNTFERGYQEVVIQQFALQEGQSMPEFVRSDLPVLGYGTQPIGGVITNPGNSFLKNLSISRSGMMPSFAVDECIHCAQCDTVCPDFCFVWEEKPDKKGRPQMFLQGIDFQYCKGCLKCIEACPTTALSGIIEVDGAADEQGVKHHFDLVTE
- a CDS encoding PaaI family thioesterase, whose amino-acid sequence is MDGLESMLAKGKDTFWGFLGCEFISGDGTEVKIALDAKEHHLNSMGIVHGGVLTSLMDQTMGMVATAAKNIDNVVTTNLNVHFLAPMKEGRLIVTAIVLHEAGRSLTLEARIHDSEGILGCISTGTFRVVSR
- a CDS encoding nicotinate phosphoribosyltransferase codes for the protein MQTMGLALHTDKYQINMMYAHWYGGTHQRKAVFEAYFRKLPFGNGYAVFAGLERIVHYIANLRFSEEDIRYLSEQEENYDSTFLEELRQFHFRGTIHSMKEGALVFPSEPLIRVEGTMMETQLVETALLNFMNFQTLIATKASRIKQVAGQDTLLEFGTRRAQEADAAVWGARAAYIAGFDATSNMLAGQKFGIPTKGTHAHSWVQSFKTEQEAFDAYAKVLPDQVTLLVDTFDTLKSGVPNAIHTAKMLESMGKKMSAIRLDSGDLAYLSIKARKMLDEAGFPDVKIVASNDLDENTILNLKAQGARIDIWGVGTQLITASDQPSLGGVYKLVEREIDGEMIPTLKISANPEKVSTPGKKEVYRIIDKVNNKAMADYICFPSEEQPSDGRKIKLFNPQHPYVQKSIRNYEAIPMLEPIFVDGLQVYTLPTLEDIRSYHVEQMNMFWPEYLRKLNPEIYRVNISQEAWDLKKNMMAQYMQEEEI
- a CDS encoding NUDIX domain-containing protein, with amino-acid sequence MDNKEAQQEKYSAKNYRTPDGVPADIVMFTLTKRERKTVTKTLPIRELKVMLIRRKAWPCAGMWALPGGFCKESESIYDAAKRELKEETGVDGGHLEYLGVYSQPGRDPRGWIISNAFFALVEEWMLEHRQAADDANEVGLFGIEEALEQLELAFDHREIIRDAYVKIQQKMLQTTIAKQFLPAHFTLSELYQVIQTVVPEFKEPNFIRKITSTRSREGILQEVKDESGKKLSSNQYSQRSAQLYTFTDNVPLLSIYT
- the miaB gene encoding tRNA (N6-isopentenyl adenosine(37)-C2)-methylthiotransferase MiaB, producing the protein MTKQSKDYSKYFDFSDAKVLSEDEFGKKIRIKGREINIISEPNHRQEKQRGKENVQVIYGNAVPDELRGLGEGKHYIIYTFGCQMNEHDTETMKGLLEEMGYRSTEDRKVADIILMNTCAIRENAEDKVFGELGHMMHLKTEKPSLLLGVCGCMAQEENVVNRILQKHGFVDMIFGTHNIHRLPHLIKEAMFSKELVVDVWSKEGDIIENLPKKREGMRAWVNIMYGCDKFCTYCIVPFTRGKERSRRPEDVIAEVRDLARQGFKEVTLLGQNVNAYGKDFSDITYSFGDLMDDIRGIDIPRVRFTTSHPRDFDDQLVQVLAKGGNLVEHIHLPVQSGSTEILKKMSRKYTRASYLELVGKIKEAIPNVGLTTDIIVGFPGESDEQFEDTMTLVHEVGYDSAFTFIYSPREGTPAAIMEDNVPMEVKKERLQRLNQAIKDNSRMNNEKMCGQVVEVLVEGESKNNDSVLAGRTRSNKLVHFEGSSDLVGSIVHVKISDAMTWYIKGEIMESVTVN